Proteins from a single region of Chryseobacterium scophthalmum:
- a CDS encoding glycosyltransferase family 117 protein, with protein sequence MKNWTFRQWNTLLGWVTFVIAFFTYLSTIEPNFSFWDCGEYISSAVKLEVTHAPGAALFQIVGAVAAIFALGKGENYSIVINAMSALFSAFTILFLFWTITHFVRRLLNKDFEEITKHQEISILFAGVIGALCFTFSDTFWFSAVEGEVYSMASMFIALLVWLITKWENEYLEKDNERWIILIFFILGLSVGVHMMGMLAIPAVCLVYYARNYQFTWKNFIFANLITLGILIIVFKIIFPVIMSLFGKLEIFFVNGLGLPFHSGTIAGFIIMVALCYFFIKYARQTKKNIFQTVALSVVYMMIGFSCWMVIPIRANANPPMNLNDPDTAIGMLDYYNREQYGDWPTIYGQNYTAFLDANGIQKNEDGSFKTKKTGDVYEKDEKTGTYRKTSERFNYIFDKSHVSLMPRMFNDDKDVMSNYISMYGAPDFQFNYANEDVADSPEAKQIFDELRTKYEDGSITASDYLKVRPYNLITVQKPSLMQNMDYFITFQNGYYFLRYLLWNYAGRQNDLEGTRDTTRGNWISGIAPLDNAILGNQDAMPAKYKNESTVAFFFLPLLLGILGCYFQFSRDFGRFYAILSLFVLTSVGIIFYTGVKPFEPRERDYAMVGSFYAFAIWIGLGAGAILWYLQSKVKSNAANIGFGVILLGVPFMMGFQNYNVHDRSNRYTAYDYSYSVLKSLPKEDILFVYGDNDTYPVWAMQETERFRDDVKVVNFTLLSTPWNIDQVKRKTYNSNPIPSQLTHEDYRDGVNDQIYLMKNSDWKNIIANLQEGGAPQSMIQPFEKYLVQDSMTLKEAMNFIKMKSPEKDEVLKMIFGEERYEKYNFLPVSKFVIPVNKANAVKAGIINASDLPNTVDQIVVNYKSGTLYKNNLMMFDILANFDWKRPINFSSGGVYESENIFFLDEYLQFDGFSYRLVPIHTPRSSDGEMGRVDANSLYNVVKNYRWGNFKNLKVHFDETATSNIMSYRSSASRAAAALALSGQKAKALEILDIAAKEIPAEKYNDPRSLSSMVYGYIVAGQEEKGLKLAEVLKKGIFEEYDYYLSLSPSEQGYVGRPMRSKPMEYSLVVTSVTDAYKKIGQKEKAYNYLVKSIEPIDKKFNVFIKDLQQMGKEKAMKESENVQKITPFYQYLFDVMEPFDSTYAKEKEDQITTAIIKATQ encoded by the coding sequence ATGAAAAACTGGACTTTTAGGCAATGGAACACCCTTCTCGGATGGGTGACTTTCGTTATTGCATTTTTCACGTACTTATCAACGATAGAACCCAATTTTAGTTTTTGGGATTGTGGTGAGTACATTTCTTCAGCAGTAAAATTAGAAGTAACGCACGCTCCCGGAGCTGCTTTATTTCAGATTGTGGGAGCCGTAGCTGCCATTTTTGCTTTAGGTAAAGGTGAAAATTACTCTATCGTGATCAACGCAATGTCGGCATTATTCAGCGCATTTACAATTTTGTTTCTGTTCTGGACGATTACTCATTTTGTAAGAAGACTTCTTAACAAAGATTTTGAAGAAATCACAAAACACCAAGAGATTTCTATTCTTTTTGCAGGAGTTATCGGAGCTTTATGTTTCACCTTTTCTGATACGTTTTGGTTTTCAGCGGTGGAAGGTGAAGTGTACTCAATGGCATCGATGTTTATTGCGCTTTTAGTTTGGTTGATTACTAAATGGGAAAACGAATATCTTGAGAAAGACAATGAAAGATGGATTATTTTAATTTTCTTCATTTTAGGACTTTCTGTGGGAGTTCACATGATGGGAATGCTTGCAATTCCTGCTGTTTGTTTGGTTTATTACGCAAGAAACTATCAATTTACCTGGAAGAATTTCATTTTTGCCAACCTGATTACTTTAGGAATTTTAATTATTGTATTTAAAATTATTTTCCCTGTAATCATGTCATTATTCGGAAAATTAGAAATATTCTTTGTGAATGGTTTAGGATTGCCTTTCCATTCAGGAACAATTGCTGGTTTTATTATTATGGTAGCACTTTGCTATTTCTTTATAAAATATGCAAGACAAACGAAGAAAAATATTTTTCAGACGGTAGCTTTATCTGTTGTTTATATGATGATTGGTTTCTCTTGTTGGATGGTAATTCCGATCAGAGCAAATGCAAATCCGCCAATGAATCTTAATGATCCTGATACTGCAATTGGTATGCTTGATTATTACAATAGAGAGCAATACGGAGACTGGCCTACAATTTATGGTCAAAACTATACTGCATTTTTGGATGCAAACGGAATTCAGAAAAACGAAGACGGTAGTTTTAAAACTAAAAAGACCGGAGATGTTTACGAGAAAGATGAAAAAACAGGAACTTACAGAAAGACAAGCGAGCGTTTCAATTATATTTTTGATAAGTCTCATGTAAGCTTAATGCCGAGAATGTTTAATGACGATAAAGATGTAATGTCAAATTACATTTCTATGTACGGCGCACCAGATTTTCAGTTTAATTATGCAAACGAAGATGTTGCAGACAGCCCGGAAGCAAAACAGATTTTTGATGAACTGAGAACTAAATATGAAGACGGATCTATTACTGCTTCAGACTATTTAAAAGTAAGGCCTTATAATTTAATCACTGTTCAAAAGCCATCTTTGATGCAGAATATGGATTATTTTATTACGTTCCAAAACGGATATTATTTCTTAAGATATTTATTGTGGAATTATGCGGGGAGACAAAATGATCTTGAAGGAACCAGAGATACTACAAGAGGTAACTGGATTTCAGGAATTGCTCCACTTGATAATGCAATTTTAGGAAATCAGGATGCAATGCCTGCGAAATATAAAAATGAAAGTACAGTTGCATTCTTCTTTTTACCATTATTATTAGGAATTTTAGGATGTTATTTCCAATTCAGCAGAGATTTTGGAAGGTTCTATGCTATCTTATCTTTATTTGTTTTAACAAGTGTCGGAATTATTTTCTACACCGGAGTAAAACCTTTCGAGCCAAGAGAAAGAGATTATGCGATGGTTGGTTCATTCTACGCTTTTGCCATTTGGATTGGTTTGGGAGCCGGAGCAATTCTCTGGTATTTACAGTCTAAAGTAAAATCAAATGCCGCAAACATCGGTTTCGGAGTTATTTTGTTGGGTGTTCCATTTATGATGGGCTTCCAAAATTATAATGTACACGACAGAAGCAATAGATATACAGCGTATGATTATTCTTATTCAGTATTAAAATCATTACCAAAAGAAGATATTTTATTTGTTTATGGTGATAATGATACGTATCCGGTTTGGGCAATGCAGGAAACGGAAAGATTCAGAGATGATGTGAAAGTGGTTAACTTTACTTTGCTTTCAACTCCTTGGAATATCGATCAGGTGAAGAGAAAAACGTATAATTCAAACCCAATTCCTAGTCAGCTTACTCACGAAGATTACAGAGACGGTGTGAATGATCAGATTTATCTGATGAAAAACAGCGACTGGAAAAATATTATTGCCAATCTTCAGGAAGGAGGAGCTCCACAAAGTATGATTCAGCCTTTTGAAAAATATTTGGTTCAAGATTCTATGACTTTGAAAGAAGCGATGAATTTTATTAAAATGAAATCTCCTGAAAAAGATGAAGTTTTAAAAATGATTTTTGGAGAAGAGCGTTACGAAAAATACAATTTCCTTCCGGTAAGTAAATTTGTAATTCCTGTAAACAAAGCAAATGCAGTAAAAGCAGGAATCATCAATGCTTCAGACCTTCCAAATACAGTAGATCAGATTGTTGTTAACTATAAATCAGGAACTTTATACAAGAATAACCTGATGATGTTTGATATTTTGGCAAACTTCGATTGGAAACGTCCGATCAATTTCTCTTCAGGTGGAGTTTATGAAAGCGAAAACATTTTCTTCTTAGACGAATATCTTCAGTTTGACGGTTTCAGTTACAGATTGGTTCCGATTCATACACCAAGAAGCAGCGACGGAGAAATGGGAAGAGTAGATGCAAACTCATTATACAATGTTGTGAAAAACTACAGATGGGGTAATTTCAAAAACTTGAAAGTTCATTTTGATGAAACAGCAACTTCAAACATTATGAGCTACAGAAGCTCTGCAAGTAGAGCAGCGGCAGCTTTAGCATTATCTGGTCAGAAAGCAAAAGCTTTAGAAATATTAGATATTGCTGCAAAAGAAATTCCTGCAGAAAAATATAATGACCCTCGTTCTTTAAGCTCAATGGTTTATGGATATATCGTTGCCGGACAAGAAGAAAAAGGTCTGAAATTAGCCGAAGTTCTTAAAAAAGGAATTTTTGAAGAATACGATTATTATTTATCTTTAAGCCCGTCTGAACAAGGATATGTAGGAAGACCGATGAGATCAAAACCAATGGAATATTCATTAGTAGTGACTTCAGTAACCGATGCTTACAAAAAAATAGGTCAGAAGGAGAAAGCTTACAATTATCTTGTGAAATCTATTGAGCCGATTGATAAGAAATTTAATGTATTCATTAAAGATCTTCAGCAAATGGGTAAAGAAAAAGCAATGAAAGAATCTGAAAATGTGCAGAAAATCACACCTTTCTATCAATATTTATTTGATGTGATGGAACCATTCGATTCTACTTATGCTAAAGAAAAAGAAGATCAGATTACCACAGCGATCATCAAAGCAACTCAATAA
- a CDS encoding PLP-dependent cysteine synthase family protein, whose protein sequence is MSNVYDNILGLIGSTPLVKLNTVTKEIPATIYAKLESYNPGHSTKDRIALHIIENAEKKGLLKEDSVVVETTSGNTGFSLAMVCIIKGYKCILAVSDKTKPEKIAYLKALGATVYVCPANVPANDPRSYYEVAKRIAAETPNSVYINQYFNELNIDAHYHTTGPEIWEQTQGKITHLFACTGTGGTLSGSAKFLKEKNPDIKIIGVDADGSILKSFHETGEIHKEDVHPYQIEGMGKNLIPSALLFDKIDEFVRVNDEMSAYRTREIALKEAIMGGYTTGAVTQGLMQYANSHQFSETDLVVLIFPDHGSRYITKVYSDKWMAEQGFINNCFHNYEEVFKTEIIK, encoded by the coding sequence ATGAGTAATGTTTACGATAATATTCTTGGCTTGATTGGGAGTACTCCTTTGGTAAAACTAAATACCGTAACTAAAGAAATTCCTGCAACCATTTATGCTAAGTTAGAATCATATAATCCTGGACATTCCACTAAAGATAGAATCGCACTTCATATTATAGAAAACGCTGAGAAAAAAGGTTTATTAAAGGAAGATTCTGTAGTTGTAGAAACCACTTCAGGAAATACCGGTTTTTCACTTGCAATGGTTTGCATCATTAAAGGATACAAATGCATTTTGGCAGTGAGCGACAAGACAAAACCCGAAAAAATAGCTTATCTGAAAGCTCTTGGAGCTACAGTTTATGTATGTCCTGCGAATGTACCTGCGAATGACCCTAGATCATATTATGAGGTAGCTAAAAGAATTGCTGCCGAAACTCCAAATTCGGTATACATCAATCAGTACTTTAATGAGCTGAATATTGATGCGCACTATCATACAACTGGTCCTGAAATTTGGGAGCAGACTCAAGGAAAAATCACTCACCTTTTTGCTTGTACAGGTACGGGTGGAACTTTATCCGGTTCTGCAAAATTTTTAAAAGAGAAAAACCCGGATATTAAAATTATCGGTGTTGATGCAGATGGATCTATTTTAAAAAGTTTCCACGAAACAGGAGAAATTCACAAAGAAGATGTACATCCTTATCAGATTGAAGGAATGGGAAAAAATTTAATTCCTTCTGCTCTTCTTTTTGATAAAATTGATGAGTTTGTAAGAGTAAACGACGAAATGTCTGCTTACAGAACCAGAGAAATTGCATTAAAAGAAGCAATTATGGGAGGCTACACAACCGGTGCAGTTACTCAGGGATTAATGCAGTATGCCAATTCTCATCAGTTTTCAGAGACTGATTTGGTTGTTTTAATCTTCCCTGATCATGGATCGAGATATATTACCAAAGTGTACAGTGATAAATGGATGGCTGAGCAAGGTTTCATCAACAATTGTTTCCACAATTACGAAGAAGTCTTTAAGACAGAAATCATCAAATAA